TTTAAACCGAAATGAAGATTATTTATACACGCTTTTAGTTCCGGACCGAGCCAGAACGCTCTTCCCTTGTTTTGACCAACCTAATATTAAGGCGACCTATACTTTGGACATTTCAGCTCCCAAGGATTGGACCGTGCTTAGCGGAGCGCCCAAAGTGTCAACAGAAGAAGAAAACGGCTTCAATTACCATCATTTTGCCCCGTCCGACCTTATGAGCACCTATCTCTTCTCATTTGTTGCCGGAGAGTTTCAATCTACGGAACAGCATCCCGGGGAATTTGACATGACTATGATTTATAGGGAAACGGATGAAGATAAAATAGCCTATAGTACCGATACTGTTTTTGACCTTCATCAACAATCCATCTCCTTTTTGGAAAAGTATACGAATCAACCTTTTCCGTTTAAAAAAATGGATTTCGCCACTATTCCCGGGTATCAATATGGTGGGATGGAGCACGTAGGCGCTATTCAATATAAAGAAGGCACATTATTTTTAGATGAATCTTCTACCTCAAACCAAAAACTAAGAAGATTAAAATTGATAGCCCACGAAACCAGTCATATGTGGTTTGGTGATTTAGTGACTATGGATTGGTTCAACGATGTTTGGATGAAGGAAGTATTTGCCAATTTTATGGCCGATAAGATTGCTAATCCAGCCTTTCCACAAGTCAACCATGACCTCTCTTTTATGACCACCCATTACCCAAGAGCCTATGGTGAGGATAGAACAAAAGGCACTAATCCTATTCGTCAGGAATTAGAAAACTTAAACAATGCAGGCTCACTTTACGGAAGTATTATTTACAGCAAAGCGCCAATAATGATGCGCCAATTAGAACATGTTTTAGGTGAGAAAGCCTTTCGGAAAGGGGTTCAAGAGTACATTAAGACTTATAGCAATGGTAATGCTACATGGACAGACCTTATAACTATTTTTGCGAACAACACGGATTTTGACATTGAAAAGTGGAGTGAAGTTTGGGTAAACAATGCCGGACGGCCCATATTTCATGAGCAAATAATATATGATGATAAGGAGAATATCTCTTCTTTTAAAATAAGTCAAACTGCAGAAGACAATAGCTACCATGTATGGCCACAAACCTTTGACCTGACCATGGTCTACAAAGACAGTGTAATAAATCTGAACGTAGATATGAAGAGCAGCAGTGTAGAACTACACGATGCGTTGGGCAAGCCCAAACCTTTAGCTATGGTTTATAACTCCAACGGAATGGGCTATGGAGTTTTTCCGATGCATAATGCGATGGGTGATACTCTTCCTGAAATTAAAAATGATGTTGCCCGTGGCTCCATATATATCAACACATTTGAGAACTGTTTAAATGGAAATATCAAACCAGCTACTGTTCTTGAGTTCTATCGTCATAGTTTAAAAACAGAAAAAAACGAACTCTTATCCAATTTGCTATCCGGATATATATCCCAGCTTTTTTGGAAATACCTTTCACCAGCTGAAAGAGACCTGTATCAGCCCTTACCTGCCAAGCAACTATGGAAGCAACTACAATCAGACTTACCTTCAAACATTAAGAAAACACTATTTTCTACATTTCGCTCCATTGCGTATACTGATGCTTCCAAAAAGCAATTGTTTGCGGTCTGGAACAAAGATAGGGTCATTTCAGATTTAAAGCTGAATCAAGATGATTATACCAAAATGGCCATGAGTTTAGCACTTTACAATCATTCGGATTATGAAAATATTTTAAAGGAAGCCAGACGAGATTTGACCAACCCGGATAAGCAGGCCGAGCTAGATTACTTGCTCCCTTCCCTATCGAATGATATAACGGTTAGAAACAAATTCTTTGCATCTCTCCATGACGAAAAAAATAGACAAAAAGAATCTTGGGTTTTACACGCTCTAAGCAACCTTAATCATCCGTTACGTGCAAATACGAGCCTTACCAACTTAAGAGCAAGTCTTGACCTGTTAACGGAAATTCAAAAAACAGGGGATATTTTCTTTCCTAAGGGATGGTTGAACAATACCATAGGCAAACATACTTCAGCCAAGGCCTACACCATACTCAATGAGTATATAAAGGAGAACCCCAATTTAAAACCTACACTTCTAAGCAAATTGAAACAAGCTTCTGATGACCTTTACCGAATACATACTTTGAACGAAAAAGAAGATTCAGTCAAAATCGACTAGAGTTTGACTAAATAAGAAAGTTAAGAGCAAAAAAAGAGCCCTATATGAGGGCTCTTTTATATTATTTGAAGTCAACACCTACCTACTGTAGTTAGGCGATTCTTTTGTAATAGTTACATCATGCGGATGGCTTTCATTGATACCGCTGGAGGTAATCTTAACAAAACGACCATTTTCTTTTAAGGCATTGATGTCTTTTGCACCACAGTACCCCATACCTGCACGAAGACCACCAACAAATTGGTGAATACTTTCGTAAAGTTCTCCTTTGTATGGAACACGACCAACAATTCCTTCTGGAACCAGTTTTTTAATATCATCTTCTACATCTTGGAAATAACGGTCTTTACTACCTTCTTTCATAGCCTCAACAGAACCCATACCGCGGTACGACTTAAATTTTCGGCCTTCATAAATGATAGTTTCCCCCGGAGATTCTTTCGTACCCGCTAAAAGAGAACCTAACATAACCGTATCAGCACCAGCAGCTATCGCTTTTGGAATGTCGCCTGTATAGCGGATTCCTCCATCGGCAATTACCGGAACACCTGTACCTTTTATGGCGGCAGATACTTCTAGTACCGCAGAAAACTGAGGAAAACCAACACCGGCAACCACACGAGTTGTACAAATAGAACCGGGTCCAATACCTACTTTTACGGCATCTGCACCAGCTTCAACCAAATATTTGGCTGCCTCGCCCGTGGCTATATTACCTACAATAACATCTAAATCTGGAAACTTCTTTTTAACCGCTTTTAGAATTGCTACCACACCTTTGGTATGACCGTGCGCCGTATCAATAACAACTGCATCTACACCAGCATTAACTAAAGCTTCTGCCCTATCTACTGCATCCGGTGTAACACCTATAGCTGCAGCCACACGAAGTCTTCCGTATGTATCCTTATTTGCTATAGGTTTTTGTGTTAGTTTGGTGATATCCCTAAAAGTAATAAGACCTACCAATTTGTAATTCTTATCAACTACAGGAAGTTTTTCAATTTTATTCTCTTGTAGAATATCTTCGGCCTGTGCCAATGAGGTGCCTTCCCCAACCGTTACCAAATTCTTGGTAGTCATTACCTCAGAAATTGGACGGTCGTTATTTTTCTCAAAACGAAGGTCCCTATTGGTAACAATACCAATTAATTTACCTTCACCATCAACAATAGGAATTCCACCAATACTAAATTCTTTCATATTGGCTTTTGCATCACGAACAAAAGAGTCTAACGGTAGAGTAACAGGATCAATGATCATACCACTTTCCGCACGCTTTACTTTGCGCACTTTTACCGCTTGCTGCTCAATGGTCATATTTTTGTGAAGTAC
This genomic interval from Zobellia roscoffensis contains the following:
- a CDS encoding M1 family metallopeptidase, with the protein product MKTFFISLITCLVLLSCKNTTSTTFELKNGISKELANYRKEQVSNVNYQLNFQIPEERTEPIPAKLVLSLNISNLDAPLYLDFKESTSNLKSIEANGNSVGISHEKEHITINPKYLKKGANTIKIDFIAGESSLNRNEDYLYTLLVPDRARTLFPCFDQPNIKATYTLDISAPKDWTVLSGAPKVSTEEENGFNYHHFAPSDLMSTYLFSFVAGEFQSTEQHPGEFDMTMIYRETDEDKIAYSTDTVFDLHQQSISFLEKYTNQPFPFKKMDFATIPGYQYGGMEHVGAIQYKEGTLFLDESSTSNQKLRRLKLIAHETSHMWFGDLVTMDWFNDVWMKEVFANFMADKIANPAFPQVNHDLSFMTTHYPRAYGEDRTKGTNPIRQELENLNNAGSLYGSIIYSKAPIMMRQLEHVLGEKAFRKGVQEYIKTYSNGNATWTDLITIFANNTDFDIEKWSEVWVNNAGRPIFHEQIIYDDKENISSFKISQTAEDNSYHVWPQTFDLTMVYKDSVINLNVDMKSSSVELHDALGKPKPLAMVYNSNGMGYGVFPMHNAMGDTLPEIKNDVARGSIYINTFENCLNGNIKPATVLEFYRHSLKTEKNELLSNLLSGYISQLFWKYLSPAERDLYQPLPAKQLWKQLQSDLPSNIKKTLFSTFRSIAYTDASKKQLFAVWNKDRVISDLKLNQDDYTKMAMSLALYNHSDYENILKEARRDLTNPDKQAELDYLLPSLSNDITVRNKFFASLHDEKNRQKESWVLHALSNLNHPLRANTSLTNLRASLDLLTEIQKTGDIFFPKGWLNNTIGKHTSAKAYTILNEYIKENPNLKPTLLSKLKQASDDLYRIHTLNEKEDSVKID
- the guaB gene encoding IMP dehydrogenase; amino-acid sequence: MEAHLNKIVGEGLTYDDVLLVPAFSEVLPREVNIQTKFTRNITINVPVVSAAMDTVTESRMAIAIAQEGGIGVLHKNMTIEQQAVKVRKVKRAESGMIIDPVTLPLDSFVRDAKANMKEFSIGGIPIVDGEGKLIGIVTNRDLRFEKNNDRPISEVMTTKNLVTVGEGTSLAQAEDILQENKIEKLPVVDKNYKLVGLITFRDITKLTQKPIANKDTYGRLRVAAAIGVTPDAVDRAEALVNAGVDAVVIDTAHGHTKGVVAILKAVKKKFPDLDVIVGNIATGEAAKYLVEAGADAVKVGIGPGSICTTRVVAGVGFPQFSAVLEVSAAIKGTGVPVIADGGIRYTGDIPKAIAAGADTVMLGSLLAGTKESPGETIIYEGRKFKSYRGMGSVEAMKEGSKDRYFQDVEDDIKKLVPEGIVGRVPYKGELYESIHQFVGGLRAGMGYCGAKDINALKENGRFVKITSSGINESHPHDVTITKESPNYSR